The following coding sequences lie in one Nitrososphaerota archaeon genomic window:
- a CDS encoding DNA-directed RNA polymerase subunit A' yields MSYKRAVSKIKFGILSPEIIRKLSVAEIQTPDTYDEDGVPIPTGVMDPRLGTLEPGQRCQTCGNTYLGCPGHFGHIELPTPVIHVGFAKNILTLLRATCRSCGRILLNDEEIKDYREKLNQYEESGIAPRQLYYKIIQKAISMNSCPHCGEKQYKIELEKPTTFKEQTEYGTVKLSPSIVRARLERIPDEDLILLNVDPKNARPEWMVITVLPVPPVYVRPSITLESGYRSEDDLTHKLVDIIRVAQRLKESISAGSPSPIIAELSDLLQYHVTTYINNEALGISPSRHRSGRVLKTLAQRLKGKEGRFRLNLSGKRVDFSSRTVVSPDPNLSINEVGVPLEVAKQLTVPEKVTSWNIKKLQEYVRNGPDKYPGARYIIRPDGKRIRLKYISNLEELANALEPGFIVERHLIDGDIVLFNRQPSLHRMSIMAHLVKVLPYRTFRLNLTVCPPYNADFDGDEMNLHVPQSEEAQVEARFLLLVQNNIISPRYGAPIIGAIRDFLTSAYLLTKKDTLLSKDEVSALCASINYDGVLPEPIIKSPEPKWSGKQIFSLLLPKDFNHELESSFEDEKQVIIKNGQLISGVLDRNSIGIEKANSILHILAKEYGPAYVKDFLDKLCRLLNTFITLKGFTFSLDDLKIPEKTYEEVKSVLNEMDQEYQKIASMYKDYEKLFESNVLSIVSKARSKAGKIIRSIIPPSSSALIMAKTGARGTSLNIDQMVATVGQQSVRRERIKRGFDGRVLPFFMKGDSSITAKGFVYNSFIKGLDPIEFFFHAAGGRDGLVDTAVRTQQSGYMQRRLINALESLYIEYDGTVRIAEDKKIIQFQYGEDGIDPSKTYHGKPINFEILIKNILEKFPDEKPISKNLIDSKIEEIKNLLPQSIIDELRENLLKTKIGENALNEIINSVLNIYENSKAEPGDAVGIITAQSIGEPSTQLTLRTFHFAGVMERSILLGLPRLIEIVDARRAPSTPAMTIYLDEKFRFDEKKAEKISKRMLYTTFSDIVSESSIHLGKKAIILKLDIDAIKNFGVTLKDIKEALKENKIELKGKMLYIYSSEEDVSSLQKLREKFLHLKLKGIKGITRTIVKKEDNEYVILTEGSNLKEVMNFPGVDPKRVVTNNIHEIADVLGIEAARTAIVKETKSVLKEQGIDVDVRHLLLLADMMTVSGKVQQVGRHGVIKLKSSVLARAAFEISTQTLLDAAIKGEIDNLKGNVERILIGKEIPVGTGTVSLLMKLSNLNNKTIVSDENGS; encoded by the coding sequence ATGAGTTATAAAAGGGCTGTTTCAAAAATAAAGTTTGGAATACTCTCTCCCGAAATCATTAGAAAGCTCTCAGTTGCTGAAATACAAACACCAGATACTTATGATGAAGATGGAGTGCCTATTCCGACAGGTGTTATGGATCCTAGACTTGGCACACTTGAACCAGGTCAGAGATGCCAAACATGTGGAAATACTTATCTTGGATGTCCAGGTCATTTTGGTCATATAGAATTACCTACACCAGTAATACACGTGGGTTTTGCAAAAAACATTTTAACACTTTTAAGAGCTACATGCAGAAGTTGTGGAAGAATATTATTAAATGATGAAGAAATAAAAGATTACAGGGAAAAATTAAATCAATATGAAGAAAGTGGAATAGCCCCAAGACAATTATATTATAAAATAATCCAGAAAGCAATTTCAATGAATAGTTGTCCGCATTGTGGCGAAAAACAATATAAAATAGAATTGGAAAAACCTACAACTTTTAAAGAGCAAACAGAATATGGTACTGTAAAATTAAGCCCAAGTATTGTTAGAGCTCGTCTTGAGAGAATTCCAGATGAGGATCTTATACTTTTAAATGTGGACCCAAAAAATGCTAGACCTGAATGGATGGTTATCACAGTTCTTCCAGTTCCACCTGTTTATGTTAGACCATCAATTACTTTAGAATCTGGATATCGTTCAGAAGATGATTTAACACACAAACTTGTTGATATAATAAGAGTTGCTCAACGTTTAAAAGAGAGCATAAGTGCAGGCTCTCCATCACCTATAATAGCTGAATTATCAGATTTATTACAATATCATGTAACGACTTATATAAATAATGAAGCACTTGGGATTTCTCCATCAAGACATAGGTCTGGTAGGGTTTTAAAAACTCTTGCTCAAAGACTTAAAGGGAAAGAAGGGCGATTTAGGCTTAATCTTTCAGGTAAAAGAGTAGATTTTTCTTCTAGAACAGTTGTTTCACCTGATCCAAATTTAAGTATAAATGAAGTTGGTGTGCCTTTAGAAGTTGCTAAGCAATTAACTGTTCCTGAAAAAGTAACATCATGGAATATTAAAAAATTGCAAGAATATGTTAGGAATGGTCCCGATAAATATCCTGGAGCAAGGTATATAATTAGACCTGATGGTAAAAGGATAAGACTTAAGTATATTTCTAATCTTGAAGAATTGGCTAATGCATTAGAACCTGGATTTATAGTTGAAAGACATTTAATAGATGGTGATATAGTATTATTCAATAGGCAACCATCTTTACATAGAATGTCTATAATGGCTCACTTAGTTAAAGTTCTACCTTATAGAACATTTAGGCTTAATTTAACTGTATGTCCTCCTTACAATGCTGATTTTGATGGGGATGAAATGAATCTGCATGTTCCTCAAAGTGAAGAAGCTCAAGTTGAAGCTAGATTCCTTTTACTTGTTCAAAATAATATTATTTCACCTAGATATGGAGCTCCAATTATAGGCGCTATAAGAGACTTTTTAACCTCAGCATATTTACTAACAAAAAAAGATACTTTACTAAGTAAAGATGAAGTTTCAGCTCTATGTGCATCTATAAATTATGATGGAGTACTTCCTGAACCGATAATAAAATCTCCTGAACCTAAATGGAGTGGAAAACAAATATTTAGTTTATTACTTCCTAAAGATTTTAATCATGAATTAGAATCTTCATTTGAAGATGAAAAGCAAGTAATCATTAAGAATGGACAATTGATTTCAGGAGTATTAGATAGAAATTCTATTGGTATAGAAAAAGCAAATAGCATACTACACATTCTTGCTAAAGAATATGGGCCAGCCTACGTGAAAGATTTTCTTGACAAATTATGTAGATTGTTAAATACTTTCATAACTTTGAAAGGTTTTACTTTCTCTCTTGATGATTTGAAAATTCCAGAAAAAACCTATGAAGAAGTTAAGAGCGTTCTTAATGAAATGGATCAAGAGTATCAAAAAATAGCTTCAATGTATAAAGATTATGAAAAATTATTCGAATCTAATGTATTGTCTATCGTTTCTAAAGCAAGAAGTAAAGCTGGAAAAATTATAAGGTCTATAATCCCACCATCAAGTTCTGCATTAATAATGGCTAAAACAGGGGCAAGAGGTACTTCATTAAATATAGACCAAATGGTTGCAACTGTTGGTCAACAATCTGTTAGGAGAGAAAGAATAAAACGTGGGTTTGATGGAAGAGTTCTTCCTTTCTTTATGAAAGGAGATTCTTCTATAACTGCAAAAGGATTTGTTTATAATAGTTTTATAAAAGGTTTAGATCCTATAGAATTCTTTTTCCATGCAGCAGGTGGAAGAGATGGATTGGTAGATACAGCTGTGAGAACTCAACAAAGTGGGTACATGCAAAGAAGATTAATAAATGCTCTTGAATCTCTTTATATAGAATATGATGGAACTGTTAGAATTGCTGAAGATAAAAAGATAATTCAATTCCAATATGGAGAAGATGGAATAGATCCAAGTAAAACATATCATGGCAAACCTATAAACTTCGAAATTTTAATAAAGAATATACTTGAAAAATTCCCTGATGAAAAACCAATTTCTAAGAATTTGATAGATTCTAAAATTGAAGAAATTAAAAATCTTTTACCACAATCTATAATAGATGAATTAAGAGAAAATCTTTTAAAAACAAAAATTGGTGAGAATGCTTTAAATGAAATTATTAATTCTGTTTTAAATATTTATGAGAATTCTAAAGCTGAACCTGGAGATGCTGTTGGAATAATTACTGCTCAATCAATTGGTGAACCTAGCACTCAGCTTACATTAAGAACATTCCATTTTGCAGGTGTAATGGAGAGAAGTATACTCCTTGGTTTGCCTCGTTTAATAGAAATCGTAGATGCTAGAAGAGCGCCTTCAACTCCAGCTATGACGATTTATTTAGATGAAAAATTTAGATTTGATGAAAAGAAAGCTGAGAAAATATCTAAAAGGATGTTATATACAACTTTCTCAGATATAGTTTCAGAATCTAGTATACATTTAGGTAAAAAAGCAATTATATTAAAACTTGATATTGATGCGATAAAGAATTTTGGTGTTACATTAAAGGATATAAAAGAAGCTTTAAAAGAAAACAAAATCGAATTAAAAGGTAAAATGCTTTATATTTATTCCTCTGAAGAAGATGTATCATCTTTACAAAAACTTAGAGAGAAATTTTTACATCTTAAATTAAAAGGGATAAAAGGTATTACTCGTACAATTGTGAAGAAAGAAGATAACGAATATGTAATACTTACTGAAGGGTCAAATCTAAAAGAAGTTATGAATTTTCCAGGAGTAGATCCAAAAAGAGTGGTAACTAACAATATACATGAAATAGCTGATGTCTTAGGTATAGAAGCTGCTAGAACAGCAATAGTAAAAGAAACTAAATCAGTTTTAAAAGAACAGGGGATAGATGTTGATGTAAGGCATTTGTTATTATTGGCTGATATGATGACTGTAAGTGGTAAAGTTCAACAAGTTGGTAGACATGGTGTAATAAAGCTTAAATCAAGTGTATTAGCTAGAGCTGCATTTGAAATAAGTACTCAAACACTTTTAGATGCAGCTATTAAAGGGGAAATTGATAACTTGAAGGGGAATGTTGAAAGAATACTTATAGGTAAGGAGATACCAGTAGGAACAGGAACAGTATCTCTTTTAATGAAATTAAGTAATTTAAATAATAAAACTATAGTTAGTGATGAAAATGGATCTTAG
- a CDS encoding 50S ribosomal protein L30e codes for MDLRKELKIVQTTGKMILGFRKSLKSIFQKKAKIVLVANNCPENLLIDLISASKVFNIPVIKTELSSIEFGALLNKPFSISVLSIIDEGESNILEALTEIERRA; via the coding sequence ATGGATCTTAGAAAAGAATTAAAAATAGTTCAAACAACTGGTAAAATGATTTTAGGATTTAGAAAGTCTCTTAAATCTATTTTTCAAAAAAAGGCTAAAATTGTTCTAGTTGCAAATAATTGCCCAGAAAATCTTTTAATAGATTTAATATCAGCATCTAAAGTATTTAATATACCTGTAATAAAAACAGAATTATCATCAATAGAATTTGGAGCTTTATTGAATAAACCTTTTTCAATAAGTGTTTTATCAATAATAGATGAAGGAGAATCAAACATATTGGAGGCTTTAACTGAAATTGAACGAAGGGCTTAA
- a CDS encoding molybdopterin biosynthesis protein: protein MAKIFHELLTIEEALDKVFSYLKNIEPLSIEKVKVFNALGRVLAEDIYANIDLPPFDRSTVDGYAVIAESLYGAEEDKPVKLKIVGESIIGKIPKNKVSLGEAIEISTGAPIPRGANSVVMVEYTKKIDNQVYIYRSISPNENISQTGSDVRIGDKVLRKGCVLTPREIAILASLGYEKISVYKKLKVGVFSIGNELITPGRKLIPGKIYDANSYSIYSLLLEIGAEPIYLGVLKDDYQKIKNAIINALNKCDIVITSGGTSAGLGDIVYKVFEEIGGELLIHGLKIKPGKPTVVTIVDNKLLIGLPGFPVSAMIIFNIFVKPILLKMIGIESSNIRNIVKGKMALRYYASKGRREYVPVNLVNTKNGLIVYPLLSDSGAIITFSLADGFIEIPESREFIDENEEVEVELFSKNILPAELIFIGSHCPGVDLIIDLAELKNIKIINLGSFAGWQSIKKGEADIAGTHLLDEEENEYNLPFLRKFNLIGKAVIVRGYSRLQGFLVQKNNPKNFKGFEDLLKPNIRLVNRNKGSGTRALLDLNLKKIARDKNIKFEELVKSINGYSYEVKTHSAVAAAIKQGRADVGIAVKPLAIAYDLDFIPISEEIYDFLISINSLEKKSIKKFLKTLVSNEFSNALKKFPGYNLLKNTGEIIKEF from the coding sequence ATGGCTAAAATTTTTCATGAGCTTTTAACAATTGAAGAGGCATTAGATAAAGTATTTTCTTATTTAAAAAATATTGAGCCTTTAAGTATAGAAAAAGTAAAGGTTTTTAATGCTTTGGGAAGAGTTCTTGCTGAAGATATTTATGCAAATATTGATTTGCCTCCATTTGATAGAAGTACTGTTGATGGATATGCTGTAATAGCTGAAAGCTTATATGGAGCAGAAGAAGATAAACCTGTTAAGCTTAAAATTGTTGGAGAATCTATCATTGGAAAAATACCTAAAAATAAAGTTAGCTTAGGAGAAGCAATCGAAATTTCAACTGGAGCACCTATTCCTAGAGGAGCAAATTCTGTTGTAATGGTAGAGTATACTAAAAAAATTGATAATCAAGTTTATATTTATCGTTCAATATCACCAAATGAAAATATTTCTCAAACAGGGTCAGATGTAAGAATTGGGGATAAAGTTCTTAGAAAAGGATGCGTATTAACACCAAGAGAAATAGCTATTCTAGCTTCTCTTGGATATGAAAAAATTTCAGTTTATAAAAAACTTAAAGTTGGAGTATTTTCTATTGGTAATGAACTGATTACACCTGGTAGAAAGCTAATTCCAGGAAAAATATATGATGCTAATAGCTATTCTATATATTCTCTATTACTAGAAATTGGTGCTGAACCTATTTATTTAGGTGTTTTAAAAGATGATTATCAAAAAATAAAGAATGCTATTATTAACGCTCTTAATAAATGTGATATTGTAATAACATCTGGAGGTACTTCAGCTGGTTTAGGAGATATTGTTTATAAAGTTTTTGAAGAAATTGGTGGAGAATTATTGATCCATGGATTAAAAATTAAACCTGGTAAACCAACGGTTGTTACAATTGTTGATAATAAATTATTGATAGGCTTGCCAGGTTTTCCAGTATCTGCAATGATAATATTCAATATTTTTGTTAAACCAATTTTATTAAAAATGATAGGTATCGAATCTTCGAACATTAGAAATATTGTTAAAGGGAAAATGGCTTTAAGGTATTATGCCTCTAAAGGTAGAAGAGAGTATGTTCCAGTAAACTTAGTAAATACTAAAAATGGTTTAATAGTATATCCATTATTAAGTGATTCTGGAGCAATAATAACTTTTTCTTTAGCAGATGGTTTCATAGAAATACCTGAATCAAGAGAATTCATAGATGAAAATGAAGAGGTTGAAGTTGAACTTTTCTCAAAAAATATTTTGCCAGCTGAATTAATTTTTATAGGAAGTCACTGTCCTGGAGTAGATTTAATAATAGATTTGGCTGAATTAAAAAATATTAAAATCATAAATTTAGGTTCATTTGCTGGATGGCAATCTATAAAGAAAGGTGAAGCTGATATTGCCGGAACACATTTATTAGATGAAGAAGAAAATGAGTATAATCTTCCATTTTTAAGAAAATTTAATTTGATAGGAAAAGCAGTAATTGTTAGAGGCTATAGTCGTTTACAAGGCTTTTTGGTACAAAAAAATAATCCAAAAAATTTTAAAGGGTTTGAAGATTTGCTAAAACCCAATATTAGATTGGTTAATAGGAATAAAGGTTCTGGTACCAGAGCATTATTAGATTTAAATTTGAAAAAAATAGCTAGAGATAAAAATATTAAATTTGAAGAACTTGTAAAAAGTATAAATGGTTATTCATATGAAGTTAAGACACATTCAGCAGTTGCTGCTGCTATTAAACAAGGGAGAGCTGATGTTGGTATAGCTGTAAAACCTTTAGCAATAGCGTATGATTTAGATTTTATACCGATTTCAGAGGAAATATATGATTTTTTAATATCTATCAATAGTTTAGAGAAAAAATCTATAAAAAAGTTTTTAAAAACTCTTGTATCTAATGAATTTTCAAATGCTTTAAAAAAATTTCCTGGATATAATTTATTGAAAAATACTGGAGAAATTATTAAAGAATTTTAA
- a CDS encoding DNA-directed RNA polymerase subunit H — MKSKKSISPPINILEHVYVPKHEILSKEEAEALLKKYNITPSQLPSILISDPVVKAIGAKIGDIIKITRLSETSGKSIYYRCVVKDAT, encoded by the coding sequence ATAAAGAGCAAAAAATCTATTTCTCCTCCCATTAATATTTTAGAGCATGTTTATGTACCTAAACATGAAATTCTATCTAAAGAAGAAGCTGAAGCTTTATTAAAAAAATATAATATTACTCCTTCTCAACTCCCCTCAATCCTTATTTCAGATCCTGTTGTTAAAGCAATAGGAGCTAAAATTGGCGATATTATTAAAATTACTCGTTTATCTGAAACTAGTGGTAAATCTATTTATTATAGGTGTGTGGTAAAAGATGCAACCTAA
- a CDS encoding DNA-directed RNA polymerase subunit B: protein MQPNENNKESINEEDLWELAKAYIEEVGLVQHHLRSYNAFIEKGLQSLVNSLGDLEIKTKYGSITLKFGAVEVGSPRVVEIDGTVHSIFPSEARLRNLTYAAPIYIYMSLYFGGKLISSERIEVGIIPVMLRSNICLLSRLSPEELEKVGEDPLDPGGYFIINGSERVLTAFEDLSPNKVIITEKETSSGKEYIAAILSASHGRQARVEVRYKPGSGIRVFFSNIYKGIPAIIMLRALGLTSDKDIAELISQREDIQTLLEPSFDEAEGIETPKDAIKYIGNRVAFGYAEEYRIIRAENLLDSVFLLHLGTNKHSRQNKAIFLCEMISQLLETSIGIRKPSDKDHYSNKRLKLASALLEELYRAAFTKLLHEVRYHLERMPIIRQPITVSTFVRPGVISDFVKHAFATGNWPGGRVGVTQLLNRTNYIATLSHLRRVQSPLSRSQPHFEARDLHGTHWGRLCPNETPEGANCGLVKNLALSAEFSSKANIEKLIESLPMLGMIPISEAFSRKKYAMSKIFLDGQLIGFHSNPIQLAYQLRMLRRRGELDHNINIAFHSENNEVWIWSDEGRVRRPLLIIEKGKLKLTKEHIESIKKGLIKFSDLVSMGIIEFLDAEEEENALVALTPDKINAETTHLEICPYLTLGLVVSIIPFAEHNQSPRNTYEGAMAKQALGVFSTSYSIRTDSRFHIMHYPQKPLVTTKTSKLAGLDIRPIGQNFVVAILSYQGYNMEDAIILNKSAVERGLALTTSYRLYEAEARQYLGGQKDRFCIPEPSVRGYRGEQFYKVLDEDGLAHVESQITGGAVVIGRVSPPRFIEEYQKIVSKPPVWRDSSETVRLTEGGAVDNVFITTNEEGNKIVKARIRTLCFPEIGDKFSSRHGQKGVVGMLFPQEDMPYTESGIVPDLIINPHAFPSRMTLGQLFESIAGKASCLSGKLIDGTPFFKHSIQDLQKELKELGFQYSGKEVMYDGITGRKYEVDIFIGVVYYQRLHHLVRDKIHARARGQVQMLTRQPTEGRARGGGLKFGEMERDCLIAYGASFLLLDRLLEQSDLYTAYFCENCGYPAYYDLKQEKHVCRICGKNAKVYPVPMSYAFYLLLNEMMSMCISPKLSLSEEF, encoded by the coding sequence ATGCAACCTAATGAAAATAATAAAGAATCTATTAATGAAGAAGATTTATGGGAACTAGCTAAAGCATATATTGAAGAAGTTGGTTTAGTTCAGCATCATTTAAGATCTTATAATGCTTTTATAGAAAAAGGATTACAATCTTTAGTTAATTCATTAGGAGATTTAGAGATTAAAACAAAATATGGTTCTATTACTTTAAAATTTGGAGCTGTTGAAGTTGGAAGTCCAAGGGTAGTTGAAATAGATGGTACTGTTCATTCAATTTTCCCATCTGAAGCTAGACTTAGAAATTTAACATATGCTGCTCCAATATATATTTACATGAGTTTATATTTTGGAGGTAAGCTTATTTCAAGTGAAAGAATAGAAGTTGGGATTATCCCTGTAATGCTTCGTTCAAATATTTGTTTGTTATCTCGTTTATCTCCTGAAGAACTTGAAAAAGTTGGAGAAGATCCTCTTGATCCAGGTGGTTATTTCATAATTAATGGTTCTGAAAGAGTTTTAACTGCTTTTGAAGACCTTTCTCCTAATAAAGTTATTATTACTGAAAAAGAAACAAGCTCTGGAAAAGAATACATTGCTGCTATTCTTTCTGCTTCTCATGGTAGACAAGCTAGAGTTGAAGTTAGATATAAACCAGGTTCTGGTATTAGAGTATTTTTCTCAAATATTTATAAAGGTATTCCAGCAATTATAATGCTTAGAGCTTTAGGTCTTACATCCGATAAAGATATTGCTGAGCTTATTTCTCAAAGAGAAGATATTCAAACATTACTTGAACCATCTTTTGATGAAGCAGAAGGCATTGAAACACCAAAAGATGCTATTAAATACATTGGTAATAGGGTTGCTTTTGGGTATGCTGAAGAATATAGAATAATTAGGGCTGAAAATTTGTTAGATTCTGTTTTCTTATTACACTTAGGTACAAATAAGCATAGCCGTCAAAATAAAGCAATTTTCTTATGCGAAATGATTTCTCAACTTCTTGAAACAAGCATTGGTATTAGAAAACCAAGCGACAAAGATCATTATTCAAATAAACGTTTAAAACTTGCAAGCGCTTTGCTAGAAGAACTTTATAGAGCTGCCTTTACTAAACTTCTTCATGAAGTTCGTTATCATCTTGAACGTATGCCTATTATAAGACAGCCGATAACTGTTTCAACTTTTGTAAGACCAGGAGTGATATCAGATTTTGTTAAACATGCTTTTGCTACAGGAAATTGGCCTGGTGGAAGAGTTGGTGTTACACAGCTTTTAAACAGAACAAATTATATTGCAACATTAAGCCATTTAAGAAGAGTTCAATCCCCTCTTAGTAGAAGTCAACCACATTTTGAAGCAAGGGATTTACATGGTACTCACTGGGGCAGGCTTTGTCCAAATGAAACACCTGAAGGAGCAAATTGTGGTCTTGTCAAAAATCTAGCTTTATCAGCTGAATTCTCTTCTAAAGCAAATATTGAAAAACTTATCGAAAGCCTTCCAATGCTTGGAATGATACCTATAAGTGAAGCATTCTCTAGAAAAAAATATGCGATGTCAAAAATATTCTTAGATGGACAACTTATTGGTTTTCATTCTAATCCCATTCAATTAGCCTATCAATTAAGAATGTTAAGAAGAAGGGGAGAGTTGGATCATAATATAAATATCGCTTTTCATTCAGAAAATAATGAAGTTTGGATATGGAGTGATGAAGGAAGAGTTAGGAGGCCTCTTTTAATAATTGAAAAAGGGAAATTAAAACTTACTAAAGAGCATATTGAATCTATTAAAAAAGGATTAATAAAATTTAGTGATTTAGTTTCTATGGGTATAATTGAATTTTTAGATGCTGAAGAAGAAGAAAACGCTCTTGTAGCACTTACACCTGATAAAATAAATGCTGAAACCACACATTTAGAGATTTGTCCATATTTAACACTTGGTTTAGTAGTTTCAATAATACCTTTTGCAGAACATAATCAATCTCCTCGTAATACTTATGAAGGTGCAATGGCTAAACAAGCTTTAGGTGTTTTCTCTACAAGTTATTCTATAAGAACAGATTCTCGTTTTCACATAATGCATTATCCACAAAAACCCTTAGTAACTACGAAAACATCTAAATTGGCTGGATTAGATATTCGTCCAATAGGTCAAAATTTTGTTGTTGCAATACTTTCTTACCAAGGTTATAATATGGAAGATGCAATAATACTTAATAAATCAGCTGTAGAACGTGGTCTTGCATTAACTACTTCTTATAGATTATATGAAGCTGAAGCTAGGCAATATTTGGGTGGGCAAAAAGATAGATTCTGTATTCCTGAACCAAGTGTTAGAGGCTATAGAGGAGAGCAATTTTATAAAGTATTAGATGAAGATGGTTTAGCTCATGTTGAATCTCAAATTACAGGTGGAGCAGTTGTAATAGGTAGAGTTAGTCCTCCAAGATTTATTGAAGAATATCAAAAAATTGTTTCTAAACCTCCTGTTTGGCGTGATTCATCAGAAACTGTTAGACTTACTGAAGGTGGAGCTGTAGATAATGTATTTATTACAACAAATGAAGAAGGTAATAAAATTGTAAAAGCAAGAATTAGAACTCTTTGCTTCCCAGAAATAGGTGATAAGTTTTCTTCTCGTCATGGACAAAAAGGAGTTGTTGGAATGCTCTTCCCACAAGAAGACATGCCTTATACAGAAAGTGGAATTGTTCCAGATTTGATAATAAATCCGCATGCTTTTCCATCAAGAATGACTTTAGGTCAACTTTTCGAAAGTATAGCTGGCAAAGCTTCTTGTCTTTCAGGTAAATTAATAGATGGGACACCTTTCTTTAAGCATTCTATTCAGGATTTACAAAAAGAATTGAAAGAATTGGGTTTTCAATATTCTGGAAAGGAAGTAATGTATGATGGAATAACTGGTAGGAAATATGAAGTGGATATTTTCATCGGAGTTGTTTATTATCAAAGGCTCCATCATCTTGTAAGGGATAAAATACATGCAAGAGCTAGAGGGCAAGTTCAAATGCTAACTAGACAACCTACAGAAGGTAGAGCAAGAGGTGGAGGATTAAAATTTGGAGAGATGGAGAGAGATTGTTTGATTGCATATGGTGCCTCATTCCTTCTTTTAGATAGGCTTTTAGAACAATCAGATTTATACACAGCTTATTTCTGTGAAAATTGTGGTTATCCAGCTTATTATGATTTGAAACAAGAAAAACATGTTTGTAGAATATGTGGAAAAAATGCTAAGGTTTATCCAGTTCCAATGTCTTATGCATTTTATCTATTATTAAATGAAATGATGAGCATGTGTATTTCTCCTAAATTAAGCTTATCGGAGGAATTTTAA
- a CDS encoding flavodoxin domain-containing protein, translating to MLIAYGTRYGATAGTAEEIAKILREEGFDIKVVNLREEEIRDISEYDLIIVGSGMGNCRWASEAEDFLKKFKKKFEGKKLALFVSTMKTFFEKEGKTDDVARTRKLALDDKVAKYGLKPIALGFFGGVIDYNKMGFIARKGMGFFKPQLEKHGFKVAPGIYDLRNWDEIRNWARELAKVSKAI from the coding sequence GTGTTAATTGCATACGGCACACGTTATGGAGCAACCGCCGGAACTGCGGAGGAAATAGCTAAGATATTAAGAGAGGAAGGCTTTGATATCAAGGTAGTTAACCTCAGAGAAGAAGAAATTAGAGACATATCAGAGTATGACTTAATCATTGTAGGTAGTGGTATGGGAAATTGCAGATGGGCAAGTGAGGCGGAAGATTTTCTGAAAAAATTCAAGAAGAAATTCGAAGGTAAAAAGCTGGCTTTGTTTGTCTCAACAATGAAAACGTTTTTTGAAAAGGAAGGGAAGACGGATGATGTTGCAAGAACGCGGAAGCTTGCCTTGGATGACAAGGTTGCGAAGTATGGTCTCAAGCCAATAGCGTTAGGTTTTTTCGGCGGGGTTATTGACTATAACAAAATGGGCTTTATAGCACGTAAGGGTATGGGTTTCTTTAAACCACAACTTGAAAAGCACGGTTTCAAAGTTGCACCAGGAATCTATGACCTACGCAATTGGGATGAAATTCGCAATTGGGCTAGGGAACTTGCAAAAGTCTCGAAAGCGATATGA